Proteins encoded in a region of the Plodia interpunctella isolate USDA-ARS_2022_Savannah chromosome 27, ilPloInte3.2, whole genome shotgun sequence genome:
- the LOC128681529 gene encoding bromodomain-containing protein DDB_G0270170-like, which produces MAFPIKFLSLQKSELEYEVAIRGSNPESTVQELRKQIAKLAPIFPSEDILDSPFGTAEDLVGVSNVLTKIKSSIEGTELDRNNVLRVKNLLNHLYHRLNRIHSSGTESAIYGSCVDQFKMYTNKVQSLKDKDIIDPLLCQGTSESSISTTPMNISVTCDRSSQDIIKLKYDGKTCVRSFVQRAIEFKQARNISDNKLLSFATEIFTGDALHWFRSNRDLISDWDSLLVLLKNDFDRSDYDYRLLSEIRSRTQGESENIVIYLSIMSGLFSRLSKTLSEDSKLEIILHNIRPCYSTILASSPEIKSIDELRSLCTNFEKVQARLLHFREPPAPSSDTLAPEFAYSKSKAKFNQNYNFFNKFNNKNAHNNTDNQNYNHNNRTYTYNNNKNFNNHSENQLKQNHKFIHAIDTPKRRYCPRCRTDSHGLRQCTADKSNIFCFVCGKKDVKTPQCPDCNKAKGIKSVQKN; this is translated from the coding sequence ATGGCTTTtcctattaaatttttatcactCCAGAAGTCTGAATTAGAGTACGAAGTGGCAATCAGAGGTTCTAACCCTGAAAGCACCGTACAAGAGCTTAGGAAGCAAATCGCTAAACTAGCTCCCATTTTTCCATCGGAAGACATTTTAGATTCGCCATTTGGTACAGCTGAGGACCTCGTAGGAGtttcaaatgttttaacaAAGATTAAGTCATCGATCGAGGGTACCGAGCTCGATCGTAATAACGTTTTAAgagttaaaaatttattaaatcatctGTATCATCGCTTAAATAGGATACATAGTAGTGGGACCGAATCAGCCATTTATGGTTCTTGCGTTGaccaatttaaaatgtacacaAATAAAGTTCAATCTCTTAAAGATAAAGACATAATTGATCCATTGCTTTGTCAAGGTACCAGTGAATCATCCATATCAACCACCCCAATGAACATATCTGTAACTTGTGATCGATCTTCTcaagatattattaaattaaaatatgatggcAAAACTTGCGTTCGATCTTTTGTTCAAAGGGCAATTGAGTTCAAACAGGCGCGAAATATTTCTGACAATAAGTTGCTTTCATTTGCAACCGAAATATTTACTGGAGACGCTTTACACTGGTTTCGCAGCAATAGAGATCTTATTTCAGATTGGGATAGCCTTTtagttcttttaaaaaatgatttcgATAGGTCTGATTATGATTATAGACTTTTATCAGAAATTCGCTCGAGGACGCAGGGTGAATCAGAAaacatagttatttatttatctattatgtCTGGATTGTTTTCGCGTCTTTCGAAAACTCTCTCAGAAGATAGTAAACTGGAAATTATTCTGCATAACATCCGCCCTTGCTACTCAACTATATTAGCTTCTTCTCccgaaattaaatcaattgatGAACTAAGATCTCTTTGCACTAATTTCGAAAAAGTTCAAGCACGCCTATTGCATTTTCGCGAACCACCAGCTCCTTCGTCAGATACTTTAGCACCCGAATTTGCCTACTCTAAATCCAAagcaaaatttaatcaaaattacaatttttttaacaaatttaataacaaaaatgcaCATAATAATACggataatcaaaattataatcacaataacagaacatacacatataacaataataaaaatttcaataatcatTCGGAAAATCAACTTAAACAAAACCATAAATTTATACATGCTATAGATACGCCTAAACGTCGTTATTGTCCAAGGTGTCGTACAGATTCTCATGGTTTACGCCAATGTACGGCTGACAAGAGTAACATCTTCTGCTTTGTTTGTGGCAAAAAAGATGTTAAAACCCCGCAATGCCCTGATTGTAACAAGGCAAAAGGTATTAAATCAGTCCAAAAAAACTGA
- the LOC128681530 gene encoding uncharacterized protein LOC128681530 gives MFFFFFSLATIFSGVCKMFNITILLLAVVTALCQPQQPYDYYHVLHLPHSPPLHPVLHVAPPTDFTCAGRPRGYYADVSAGCQAYHFCWRQHLVSTDLCANGTLFNEQFQVCDHFYNVRCGSPYEDL, from the exons atgttttttttttttttttcactggccACTATTTTTTCGGGCGTGTGCAAGATGTtcaatattactattttattgttgg CGGTAGTGACAGCCCTGTGTCAGCCGCAACAGCCCTACGACTATTACCACGTGTTGCACCTCCCCCACTCGCCTCCCCTCCACCCCGTGCTGCACGTCGCACCCCCCACAGACTTCACGTGCGCCGGAAGGCCGAGGGGCTACTACGCTGACGTCAGCGCTGGCTGTCag GCTTACCATTTCTGCTGGCGCCAGCACCTGGTCAGCACCGACCTCTGCGCAAACGGGACCCTTTTCAATGAACAATTCCAA GTTTGCGATCATTTTTACAACGTGCGATGTGGATCTCCGTATGAAGACTTATAA
- the LOC128681609 gene encoding protein KTI12 homolog produces MPLIIICGTPVSGKTTRARELKEFFEKHHSKNVEIVSEEESIKKLGYDKNETYLDSQKEKRVRSDLKSEVIRMIGKDNVVILDGSNYIKGYRYELYCASKASKSTQCTVYTIRNHEEAWDDNKKRAKSEGPYIEEVFDALSRLRFEEPNPNSRWDSPLFTIQPTDALDMDAVYKVLFEKKPPPPNMSTQNPPLSSTNFLYELDKVTQEITQQILDAKKLYQSEVNFPSYNCTLSAECLNLANAQSIARLRRQFLTYAKQNHASENRDNLAKCYVRYLNNTLSD; encoded by the exons ATgcctttaattataatttgcgGCACTCCTGTAAGTGGGAAAACAACCAGAGCTAGAGAACTGAAGGAGTTCTTTGAAAAACATCAttcaaaaaatgttgaaatcgTATCAGAGGAAGAAAGTATCAAAAAGTTAGgttatgataaaaatgagACTTACTTGGACtcccaaaaagaaaaaagagtGCGGAGCGACCTCAAATCTGAAGTAATACGTATGATAGGGAAAGATAATGTTGTTATATTGGACGGCAGTAATTACATTAAAG gTTACCGCTATGAATTGTACTGTGCATCAAAAGCATCCAAATCGACACAGTGTACAGTGTACACAATAAGGAACCACGAGGAAGCTTGGGATGATAACAAAAAGCGGGCCAAATCTGAGGGTCCATACATAGAAGAAGTATTTGACGCATTAAGTAGACTAAG ATTTGAGGAACCAAACCCCAACAGTAGATGGGACAGCCCACTGTTCACTATACAGCCAACGGATGCCCTGGACATGGATGCCGTGTACAAAGTGTTATTCGAGAAGAAACCGCCCCCGCCTAATATGAGCACACAGAAT CCGCCTCTAAGCTCAACAAACTTCCTTTACGAGCTAGACAAAGTGACACAAGAGATCACCCAACAGATTCTCGATGCGAAGAAACTTTACCAATCAGAAGTCAACTTCCCATCCTACAACTGCACTTTAAGCGCTGAATGCCTCAACTTGGCGAACGCACAGAGTATAGCAAGATTAAGGAGACAATTCCTGACGTACGCGAAGCAAAATCATGCGAGCGAGAACAGAGATAATCTAGCTAAATGTTACGTACGATATCTGAATAATACGCTTAGTGACtga
- the LOC128681608 gene encoding carnosine N-methyltransferase produces MSSTPAAEEIDEAKERAHFRAVVNAFKYYKLCSIDRIHKSEKIISILPSSHQRRLGKYKTYLAKFKNCLDVNNSVVHMIIKDVDTMFENVDHSVEGSNGTNGAESFGCNYNNCEIASQKQHKMQHDVEKVQSVLKNIVRDWSDMGAPERLQCYKPILDEIDERYPIEEVRNRSHIKILVPGAGLGRLAWEVNARGFSCQGNEFSLFMLFASNFILNRCGEVNQYTVHPWVHQYVNNMTCEHQLLGAKFPDVAPSGDRPNQNLSMTAGDFLKVYTEPDEWDCVATCFFIDCAHNVIEFIERIYSILQPGGYWINLGPLLYHYSDTPTENSIEPPYDILLDIIRDIGFDILKEKTGVKTKYAQNPNSMMQHEYDSVFFVCRKPYCM; encoded by the exons ATGTCATCGACCCCGGCAGCCGAAGAAATTGACGAGGCGAAAGAGCGCGCTCATTTTCGAGCAGTTGTGAatgcttttaaatattataa ACTATGCAGCATAGACAGAATCCACAAGTCCGAGAAGATTATATCAATACTGCCATCATCTCACCAGCGACGGCTTGGCAAGTACAAGACATACCTTGCCAAATTCAAGAATTGTCTCGATGTTAACAACAGTGTTG TGCACATGATTATCAAAGACGTGGACACAATGTTTGAGAACGTGGACCACAGTGTGGAGGGCAGCAACGGAACGAACGGAGCGGAGAGCTTCGGGTGTAACTACAACAACTGCGAGATCGCGTCGCAGAAGCAGCACAAGATGCAGCATGACGTCGAGAAG GTACAATCAGTACTAAAGAACATAGTGAGGGATTGGAGTGACATGGGTGCGCCGGAGCGGCTGCAGTGCTACAAACCCATTCTGGACGAGATCGACGAGCGATATCCCATTGAAGAAGTcag AAACCGCAGCCATATAAAAATCTTAGTTCCGGGCGCGGGGCTTGGCCGGCTGGCGTGGGAGGTCAACGCCCGCGGGTTCTCGTGTCAGGGGAACGAGTTCTCGCTGTTCATGTTGTTCGCGAGCAACTTCATACTCAACCGCTGCGGTGAG GTAAACCAATACACAGTGCACCCCTGGGTCCACCAGTACGTCAACAACATGACGTGCGAACACCAGCTGTTGGGGGCCAAGTTCCCGGACGTGGCGCCCTCTGGCGACAGACCCAATCAGAACTTGTCTATGACAGCTGGGGATTTCCTAaag gtGTACACAGAACCAGACGAATGGGACTGTGTGGCGACGTGTTTTTTTATAGACTGCGCACACAACGTCATAGAGTTTATAGAGAGGATATACAGTATATTGCAGCCAGGAGGATATTGGATCAATTTGGGACCACTTTTGTATCACTACAG tgACACACCGACTGAAAATAGTATTGAACCACCGTATGACATTCTATTAGACATTATAAGGGACATCGGATTTGATatatta AAAGAGAAGACTGGAGTGAAAACGAAATACGCACAGAATCCTAACTCCATGATGCAGCATGAGTATGACTCAGTGTTCTTTGTGTGTAGGAAGCCTTATTGTATGTAG